A part of Oncorhynchus clarkii lewisi isolate Uvic-CL-2024 chromosome 17, UVic_Ocla_1.0, whole genome shotgun sequence genomic DNA contains:
- the LOC139369603 gene encoding uncharacterized protein, with product METTETPGPLTPNDGEIMISSPSVDDLLTPKSDVTSEAKSDDASCPISPEAFSLTNFLKSHPQRKLIRKFLKQMNVTIGDLDEIIEWVVCVSSEVFLPVMALHRTSRPESSDSSHWGSGVLQIVSEKFHQRSSEPKGRLLGGQPPTPPSETDKELQGIADLSVSNILKRAQEDLFSSGEDDLENTHPGITLTEEKLSSIFSELFRDACESAQEAARRIHHMRSGRGNNSQNGSWPGSSQGSSKSNMPELGELGSVRSPKGSDVHKVLSEGSLPVFALFEERPGEVGDTSSPAGEMDETQTASTPSIPRSGHGGRRSSQTTTPTPGHREAGFTASNIFDVIIHLAHSDTDRELHQEFSSEDDVSLNDIMDMKSTLAVEPLGQILSSWKLVNMIFRGKVHYFGKELICKVYQMLLDTGMGRRPMARQSRSEPILKDQAANRRLSNEFFTDVLYMFIQRAIKNLLENFLGLPTTPPGRDIMWNDNFNWMYRDGWGNTPTSSEEELWDSDSTWSSGHGEEEGTESRGRWAALLEKGSLLTLHSSSSLSLSDDNKEALGAVCQVLTTRVGDILNSTCNDDCKARLIIQKGLDSGARERFPDSPCPSSPKDEEEVVVSAMTVSYPKPSTSTQAAWAAPAQTMDVFLPRPCLDEEEVVPSTSLKDNSVTTTHAALAAPSQSLEEEVGEAEVSHVSESSLMPTKAIEKIPSLLPGKILIEEDTLSCSTPWATVMSPQTLKFILHGIMCRLEASESPQTRRANDPFRLMKDLFLEVQHALKYADISVLFGLEESIQFIGEDAVKAIVKTAAKRLSLRSDSNRAQLRAARSGGEAAIRCMADTITQVIDDYSEDWSSGGHFGARRSRASGRSHSSTSSRSDVTLTEELLARRESLEEDLAEMADDSTGLEKTIVSSAISAKSQEKEKEEAMKEEVKKSGKKRRRNNKDQKKNKVSPLGNDSTVAADEPKKKQALLPRITAALARLFCFPCKKRCKK from the exons ATGGAGACAACAG AAACCCCAGGTCCCCTGACACCTAATGATGGGGAGATAatgatctcctctccatctgttgaTGACCTCCTGACCCCAAAGAGTGATGTGACGTCCGAGGCTAAGAGCGATGATGCCTCCTGTCCAATTTCACCTGAGGCGTTCTCTCTAACGAACTTCCTGAAGTCTCACCC TCAGAGAAAGCTTATCAGGAAGTTCCTCAAACAAATG AACGTGACAATAGGCGACCTGGACGAAATCATCGAGTGGGTGGTGTGTGTCTCCAGTGAGGTGTTCCTCCCAGTGATGGCTCTGCACAGGACCTCCAGACCAGAGTCGTCAGACTCGTCCCACTGGGGGTCAGGTGTGCTCCAGATCGTCTCTGAAAAGTTCCACCAGCGGAGTTCTGAGCCGAAGGGAAGGCTCCTGGGCGGGCAGCCGCCCACTCCCCCTTCTGAGACCGACAAGGAGCTTCAGGGCATAGCAGATCTGTCTGTGAGTAACATCCTGAAAAGGGCCCAGGAGGACCTCTTCTCTTCTGGTGAGGATGACCTGGAGAACACCCATCCAGGTATTActctgacagaagagaagctcTCCAGCATCTTCTCAGAGCTGTTCAGGGATGCCTGTGAGAGTGCCCAGGAGGCCGCCAGACGGATCCACCACATGAGGTCTGGAAGAGGCAACAACAGCCAGAATGGGAGTTGGCCTGGGTCGTCACAGGGATCGAGCAAATCCAACATGCCAGAGTTGGGAGAACTGGGATCAGTGAGGAGTCCCAAGGGAAGTGACGTCCATAAAGTCCTTAGCGAGGGGTCCCTCCCTGTCTTTGCCCTGTTTGAGGAGAGGCCAGGGGAAGTTGGGGATACCAGCAGCCCTGCTGGGGAGATGGACGAGACACAGACTGCCAGCACTCCCAGCATTCCCCGGTCTGGGCATGGCGGCAGAAGGAGTAGCCAGACCACCACTCCCACCCCCGGCCACAGAGAGGCAGGATTCACAGCCAGTAACATCTTTGATGTTATTATTCATCTGGCGCACTCTGACACTGACCGGGAACTCCACCAGGAGTTCAGCAGTGAGGATGATGTTTCACTGAATGACATCATGGACATGAAGTCAACCCTGGCAGTGGAGCCCCTGGGTCAGATCCTGTCCTCATGGAAGCTGGTCAACATGATCTTCAGGGGGAAGGTCCACTACTTTGGGAAGGAGCTCATCTGCAAGGTGTATCAGATGCTTCTGGACACCGGTATGGGCAGGAGGCCAATGGCCCGCCAGAGCAGGTCCGAGCCCATCCTGAAAGACCAGGCTGCCAACCGTAGGCTCTCCAATGAATTCTTCACAGACGTGCTGTACATGTTCATCCAACGGGCCATTAAGAATCTGCTGGAGAACTTCTTGGGTCTGCCGACCACCCCACCAGGTAGAGACATTATGTGGAATGACAACTTTAACTGGATGTATAGGGACGGCTGGGGGAACACCCCCACATCCAGCGAGGAGGAATTGTGGGACAGCGACTCCACCTGGTCAAGtgggcatggggaggaggaagggacagagtcCCGTGGGAGGTGGGCCGCTCTGTTGGAGAAGGGCAGCTTACTGACCCTCcattcctccagctccctctccctctccgatGACAACAAGGAGGCACTAG GGGCCGTCTGCCAGGTCCTGACCACCAGGGTGGGAGACATCCTGAACAGTACCTGCAACGACGATTGCAAGGCCAGGCTCATCATCCAGAAAG GATTGGATTCCGGTGCCAGGGAAAGGTTCCCTGACTCTCCGTGTCCCTCTTCACCCAAGGACGAAGAGGAGGTGGTTGTGAGTGCCATGACTGTCTCATACCCTAAACCCTCCACCTCAACCCAGGCAGCATGGGCAGCTCCTGCCCAGACTATGGACGTTTTTCTGCCCAGACCATGCCTGGATGAAGAAGAGGTAGTGCCCAGCACCTCCTTGAAGGACAACTCTGTGACAACCACCCATGCAGCACTGGCAGCTCCTTCCCAGAGCCTGGAAGAAGAGGTGGGAGAAGCTGAGGTGTCCCACGTGAGTGAGAGCTCCCTGATGCCCACCAAGGCCATTGAGAAGATTCCCTCCCTCCTACCAGGCAAGATCCTTATCGAGGAGGACACCCTCAGTTGCAGCACTCCCTGGGCCACCGTCATGAGCCCCCAGACCCTGAAGTTCATCCTCCACGGCATCATGTGCCGACTGGAGGCCTCAGAGTCCCCCCAGACAAGGAGGGCCAATGACCCCTTCAGGCTGATGAAGGATCTCTTTCTGGAGGTCCAGCATGCCCTGAAGTATGCTGACATCTCTGTCCTCTTTGGCCTGGAGGAGAGCATCCAATTCATTGGGGAGGATGCGGTGAAGGCCATCGTGAAGACTGCAGCTAAAAGATTGTCCCTGCGTTCGGACTCCAACCGGGCTCAACTGCGTGCCGCGCGCTCTGGTGGTGAGGCAGCCATCAGGTGCATGGCGGACACCATCACACAAGTCATAGATGACTATTCCGAGGACTGGAGTTCCGGCGGCCATTTTGGAGCCAGGAGGAGCCGTGCTAGTGGGAGGTCACACTCCTCAACCTCCTCAAGGAGTGACGTCACCCTCACCGAGGAGCTCCTGGCCAGGAGGGAATCCCTTGAAGAGGACCTAGCGGAGATGGCTGATGACAGCACTGGTTTGGAGAAGACCATTGTAAGCTCAGCCATCTCTGCCAAGTCCCAG gagaaggagaaggaagaggctATGAAGGAAGAAGTGAAGAAGTCAGGAAAGAAGAGGCGAAGAAATAACAAGGACCAGAAGAAGAACAAGGTGTCTCCTCTTGGCAATGATA GTACTGTGGCTGCAGATGAGCCGAAGAAAAAACAGGCTCTCCTCCCGCGGATCACAGCTGCCCTGGCAAGactattttgcttcccctgcAAAAAAAGATGCAAAAAGTAA
- the LOC139369354 gene encoding uncharacterized protein — MTVSYPKPSTSTQAAWAAPAQTLDVFLPRPCLDEEEVVPSTSLKDNPVTTTHAALAAPSQSLEEEVGEAEVSHVSESSLMPTKAIEKIPSLLPGKILIEEDTLSCSTPWATVMSPQTLKFILHGIMCRLEASESPQTRRANDPFRLMKDLFLEVQHALKYADISVLFGLEESIQFIGEDAVKAIVKTAAKRLSLRSDSNRAQLRGARSGGEAAIRCMADTITQVIDDYSEDWSSGGHFGARRSRASGRSHSSTSSRSDVTLTEELLARRESLEEDLAEMADDSTGLEKTIVSSAISAKSQEKEEAMKEEVRKSGKKRRRNNKDQKKNKVSPLGNDTISRGLPCAKGSTPLSCCAADAEILGATP, encoded by the exons ATGACTGTCTCATACCCTAAACCCTCCACCTCAACCCAGGCAGCATGGGCAGCTCCTGCCCAGACTCTGGACGTTTTTCTGCCCAGACCATGCCTGGATGAAGAAGAGGTAGTGCCCAGCACCTCCTTGAAGGACAACCCTGTGACAACCACCCATGCAGCACTGGCAGCTCCTTCCCAGAGCCTGGAAGAAGAGGTGGGAGAAGCTGAGGTGTCCCACGTGAGTGAGAGCTCCCTGATGCCCACCAAGGCCATTGAGAAGATTCCCTCCCTCCTACCAGGCAAGATCCTTATCGAGGAGGACACCCTCAGTTGCAGCACTCCCTGGGCCACCGTCATGAGCCCCCAGACCCTGAAGTTCATCCTCCACGGCATCATGTGCCGACTGGAGGCCTCAGAGTCCCCCCAGACAAGGAGGGCCAATGACCCCTTCAGGCTGATGAAGGATCTCTTTCTGGAGGTCCAGCATGCCCTGAAGTATGCTGACATCTCTGTCCTCTTTGGCCTGGAGGAGAGCATCCAATTCATTGGGGAGGATGCGGTGAAGGCCATCGTGAAGACTGCAGCTAAAAGATTGTCCCTGCGTTCGGACTCCAACCGGGCTCAACTGCGTGGCGCGCGCTCTGGTGGTGAGGCAGCCATCAGGTGCATGGCGGACACCATCACACAAGTCATAGATGACTATTCCGAGGACTGGAGTTCCGGCGGCCATTTTGGAGCCAGGAGGAGCCGTGCTAGTGGGAGGTCACACTCCTCAACCTCCTCAAGGAGTGACGTCACCCTCACCGAGGAGCTCCTGGCCCGGAGGGAATCCCTTGAAGAGGACCTAGCGGAGATGGCTGATGACAGCACTGGTTTGGAGAAGACCATTGTAAGCTCAGCCATCTCTGCCAAGTCCCAG gagaaggaagaggctATGAAGGAAGAAGTGAGGAAATCAGGAAAGAAGAGGCGAAGAAATAACAAGGACCAGAAGAAGAACAAGGTGTCTCCTCTTGGCAATGATA